One Dreissena polymorpha isolate Duluth1 chromosome 9, UMN_Dpol_1.0, whole genome shotgun sequence genomic window carries:
- the LOC127846204 gene encoding putative tyrosinase-like protein tyr-3 has product MPSEIADCINRLTPFVNTTDQKRVPGLGTPEDVHLYCLKQFLWRSDMVRWGDYNITKTDMDFVNGLLASMVEQTEGKHSRNKRQSKGSKLPQTGFRIRKEYRRLSDTERNAFHKVLNQMKKNGQYDKLANLHRGAATMSAHFGPNFLGWHRVYLALMEEAIRKIDKKLSLPYWDSTLDFDMENPANTIMFSPEFLGDGYGVVTTGPFANWATPIGQLERNIGGDSELFSKEIIKSIMKRCKTSEIVAPTADSDSDIELYHGGPHVWVGGHMTGLNTAAHDPVFFLHHAFVDYIWETFRTRQSSVCKVNPELDYPKASGEHASNRAMDGLSGFVNIDGYRNYWTKSWYKYERSPTCPSCGSPYLKCDKARGVCVSIERKLTPEEGSQAGGSLEFFAKDTAQSPRAASARDQVKQLDVGPTFRAPPAEPRTQKAQLARMR; this is encoded by the exons ATGCCATCAGAGATCGCCGACTGTATAAATAGACTAACACCTTTTGTTAACACCACTGATCAAAAAAGAGTGCCCGGACTCGGAACGCCAGAGGATGTGCACCTGTATTGTCTGAAGCAGTTTTTGTGGAGATCTGACATGGTTCGCTGGGGAGATTACAACATCACGAAGACAGACATGGATTTCGTCAACGGTCTTCTCGCATCC ATGGTGGAGCAAACAGAGGGGAAGCACTCAAGAAACAAGCGTCAAAGTAAGGGTAGTAAGTTACCACAGACAGGTTTCCGAATCCGAAAGGAATACAGACGGCTATCCGACACAGAAAGAAATGCTTTTCATAAAGTACTGAATCAGATGAAAAAG AATGGACAGTATGACAAGCTTGCAAATCTTCATCGGGGCGCTGCAACCATGTCAGCCCACTTTGGTCCAAACTTTCTCGGGTGGCACAGAGTCTATCTAGCTTT AATGGAGGAAGCAATTCgaaaaattgacaaaaaactTTCTCTCCCATACTGGGACTCAACGCTTGACTTTGACATGGAAAATCCGGCAAACACAATCATGTTCTCACCGGAGTTCCTTGGAGACGGATATGGCGTGGTTACCACTGGACCATTTGCCAACTGGGCGACCCCTATTGGTCAACTGGAAAGAAATATCGGCGGCGACAGTGAGCTGTTTTCTAAAGAGATTATCAAATCGATCATGAAGCGTTGTAAGACTAGCGAAATCGTCGCTCCTACTGCTGATAGTGATTCCGACATTGAATTATACCACGGTGGACCCCACGTTTGGGTCGGTGGACATATGACAGGACTAAACACAGCCGCCCACGACCCTGTATTTTTCCTCCACCATGCCTTTGTAGACTACATTTGGGAAACTTTCCGCACCCGCCAATCATCTGTCTGTAAAGTCAATCCCGAGTTAGATTATCCAAAGGCCTCTGGTGAACATGCCTCAAACAGAGCAATGGACGGACTGTCAGGATTCGTAAATATTGATGGTTATCGTAACTACTGGACGAAATCCTGGTATAAATACGAACGTTCTCCCACGTGTCCGTCCTGTGGATCTCCCTATTTAAAATGCGACAAGGCCCGCGGTGTGTGCGTGTCCATTGAACGTAAGCTTACTCCGGAAGAAGGATCACAAGCGGGTGGAAGTTTAGAGTTTTTTGCTAAAGATACGGCACAATCCCCGAGGGCAGCAAGTGCAAGAGATCAGGTCAAACAACTCGACGTCGGTCCGACATTTAGGGCACCTCCTGCTGAACCCAGGACGCAGAAGGCTCAGCTGGCCCGCATGAGATAA